One stretch of Roseivirga sp. BDSF3-8 DNA includes these proteins:
- a CDS encoding DUF4157 domain-containing protein: protein MEKYTHLPQASSSRPLTAASENHPSYVADNNPDKATKAATTTSAGPGSQTGGPMAVQMKALAHKSAHSPKAVQLKAMQHKAATGPKAMQFKAMQDLAANSPVQSPLAQLQKTGANQPSPAQKMESPASKQNKTGMPDSLKTGIENLSGHSLDDVKVHYNSPKPAQLQAHAYAQGTDIHVASGQEKYLPHEAWHVVQQKQGRVQPTTQMAQGVNVNDDVKLEREADIMGGKALQSDAATASSPLQAKTDAGATAVQRQAVIQKGSDPIDESKGIPFKFGLVKGTYVPATNEADMHVEKKSDDTAFSPVDAYRAFTFVYGKMEAQKKKSGREGKLSWNPQGAAVIKMVVELIGKSLGSEEGVEAAKLLQQNRKLGPRPVQPRDENVISQDIIPEHMRFLSSARGAEGVDMQAVIPGKDTEQNFDSNILADTQAGRERYGNYQDALLEDLPVSLRITIGQTQLKSLIDTMKG, encoded by the coding sequence ATGGAAAAATACACCCATCTACCGCAGGCCTCCTCTAGCCGCCCGCTGACTGCCGCAAGCGAAAACCACCCTTCGTACGTGGCTGATAATAACCCTGATAAGGCTACCAAGGCAGCGACTACTACCAGCGCCGGCCCTGGCTCACAAACGGGCGGTCCTATGGCCGTACAGATGAAGGCGCTGGCGCATAAGTCGGCTCACTCCCCTAAGGCCGTCCAGCTTAAGGCCATGCAGCATAAGGCAGCCACAGGTCCAAAAGCCATGCAGTTTAAAGCCATGCAAGATTTAGCGGCAAATAGCCCCGTTCAGTCCCCCCTGGCCCAGTTGCAAAAAACAGGCGCCAACCAGCCCTCACCGGCGCAAAAAATGGAAAGTCCTGCCTCTAAGCAAAACAAAACGGGCATGCCCGACTCGCTGAAGACAGGTATAGAAAACCTCTCCGGCCACTCCCTTGACGATGTTAAGGTGCACTATAACTCCCCTAAGCCTGCCCAGTTGCAAGCTCATGCCTACGCCCAGGGCACCGATATCCATGTGGCCTCCGGACAGGAAAAGTACCTGCCCCATGAGGCCTGGCACGTGGTGCAGCAAAAGCAGGGCCGGGTTCAACCCACCACTCAAATGGCCCAGGGGGTTAATGTAAATGATGACGTGAAGCTGGAGAGAGAGGCGGACATCATGGGCGGCAAAGCCCTGCAGAGCGATGCAGCCACGGCAAGCTCCCCTCTGCAGGCAAAAACAGACGCCGGTGCTACAGCGGTGCAACGGCAGGCGGTCATACAAAAAGGATCAGACCCCATAGATGAGTCTAAGGGCATTCCCTTCAAGTTTGGTCTGGTGAAGGGCACCTATGTACCCGCGACCAACGAGGCAGATATGCACGTAGAAAAAAAGTCAGACGATACGGCTTTTTCTCCTGTAGATGCCTACAGGGCTTTCACCTTCGTGTATGGCAAGATGGAAGCTCAAAAGAAAAAATCCGGCAGAGAAGGTAAGCTTTCCTGGAACCCCCAGGGAGCAGCCGTAATAAAAATGGTGGTGGAGCTTATAGGCAAATCGCTGGGTAGCGAAGAGGGTGTGGAAGCCGCTAAGTTGCTCCAGCAAAACAGAAAGCTCGGCCCCAGGCCGGTACAGCCACGCGATGAGAACGTCATCTCCCAGGACATTATCCCCGAACATATGCGCTTTCTGTCCTCAGCCAGAGGTGCGGAGGGGGTAGATATGCAGGCGGTGATTCCGGGAAAAGATACAGAGCAGAACTTTGACTCAAACATACTTGCCGATACCCAGGCGGGCAGAGAAAGGTATGGGAATTACCAGGATGCCCTCTTAGAAGACCTGCCTGTGTCCCTCAGGATTACGATTGGCCAAACACAGCTTAAGTCCCTTATTGATACCATGAAAGGATAA
- a CDS encoding DUF6544 family protein yields the protein MIIRILLMVIAGLHAAIHLLGFVKAFGLARVEQLSKPISKPAGVLWLVAAGLFFYGLLLFLLKNKLWWACGLAGIVLSQSLIMLYWQDAKYGTIANAILLLACIVGYGQWDFIRTVESEVNTLIKSAGQSHALAEGVSAEALPAPVKRWMQFSRAEKVRSSRTAHLYQAGRMKLSPEGDWKQVQAEQWFTLQRPGFLWSAQVGSGSLLQFSGRDRYTSGKGSMLINLYSLVPVVNASGMQIDQGVAVRYLAEMVWFPQAAMSPYLRWEQTGPLQAKATLAYMSTEVKGEFTFNSIGQAVRFEALRYYDKTGSMEKWVIDIDEDSYRAFDRVRVPTRARVTWQLAGGGFTWYELEINGVEYQ from the coding sequence ATGATAATCCGGATACTACTAATGGTTATCGCAGGCCTTCATGCCGCCATTCACCTGCTCGGCTTTGTCAAAGCCTTTGGCCTGGCCCGGGTAGAGCAGCTAAGTAAACCCATCTCCAAACCTGCAGGTGTATTATGGCTGGTGGCTGCCGGCCTGTTCTTCTATGGTCTCCTTCTGTTTCTATTAAAAAACAAACTTTGGTGGGCTTGTGGTCTGGCCGGTATTGTGCTATCCCAATCCCTCATCATGCTGTATTGGCAGGATGCCAAGTATGGGACTATCGCTAATGCCATCCTTCTGCTTGCCTGCATAGTTGGCTATGGGCAGTGGGACTTTATACGTACTGTAGAGAGTGAGGTGAATACGCTTATAAAGAGTGCAGGTCAATCACACGCCCTGGCAGAGGGGGTAAGTGCCGAGGCTTTACCTGCGCCTGTAAAGCGTTGGATGCAATTTAGCCGTGCGGAGAAAGTCAGGAGCTCCCGGACAGCCCATCTGTACCAGGCAGGCCGTATGAAACTATCTCCCGAGGGAGACTGGAAGCAGGTACAGGCAGAACAGTGGTTTACCCTGCAGAGGCCTGGCTTTTTATGGAGTGCGCAGGTAGGCAGCGGTTCCCTCTTGCAGTTTAGCGGGAGAGACCGCTACACGTCTGGTAAAGGGAGCATGCTCATCAACCTCTACTCCCTGGTCCCCGTTGTCAATGCTTCCGGCATGCAAATAGACCAGGGCGTAGCCGTCAGGTACCTGGCAGAAATGGTATGGTTTCCACAGGCAGCCATGAGCCCCTACCTGCGGTGGGAACAGACCGGGCCGCTACAAGCCAAAGCTACCCTCGCTTACATGAGCACTGAGGTAAAAGGTGAGTTTACCTTTAACAGCATAGGCCAGGCAGTACGCTTTGAGGCACTCAGGTATTATGACAAGACGGGCTCCATGGAAAAATGGGTGATCGATATAGATGAGGACAGCTACAGGGCTTTTGACCGCGTGCGTGTTCCCACAAGGGCCCGTGTCACCTGGCAGCTCGCCGGGGGCGGCTTTACCTGGTATGAGCTTGAAATAAACGGAGTGGAATATCAGTGA
- a CDS encoding DUF3592 domain-containing protein, whose translation MEEIIICGLIGLAFTALGLQLWQKSSHLRRNGEAATAIIFRNEAKYSIRKEIRYYPVIRFKTAEADEWITKQLSVGYNSPKPEGSNVSVKYDRDNPGEVMIDSPLTMTYLPLLLMSIGGIGLMAALFLAISPGL comes from the coding sequence ATGGAAGAAATAATCATTTGCGGTCTGATAGGCCTTGCATTTACCGCGCTTGGTCTGCAATTATGGCAAAAATCTTCTCACCTGAGGCGTAATGGTGAGGCTGCCACTGCGATCATATTCAGGAATGAAGCCAAATATTCCATCCGCAAGGAAATCCGGTATTATCCGGTGATACGCTTTAAGACTGCTGAGGCCGATGAATGGATCACCAAACAGCTATCAGTTGGCTACAACTCTCCTAAACCCGAAGGGTCTAACGTCTCGGTAAAGTATGATAGGGATAATCCTGGGGAGGTTATGATCGACTCTCCTCTGACTATGACCTACCTGCCTCTGCTGCTGATGAGTATAGGGGGCATAGGGCTTATGGCCGCCTTATTTCTGGCTATCTCTCCCGGGCTATAA
- a CDS encoding SGNH/GDSL hydrolase family protein: MNIRYTLGCLARIPLLPLMYYQGKQIRARVPRLPEATGTEGFAEPGKATSKTIRLLSVGESTIAGVGVHTHEEGFTGALARLLAEALKAVVHWKVYARSGYTAARVAGSIVPAMTDETVNLIVIGLGGNDAFTLRSPRQWRRDIRRLIEGLQAKYPQALIVFCNMPPIKEFPAFTPLIRFTIGNLVEILGQELMATVKDYNNVYYAEETISLPEWVARYELDQDVKAFFSDGVHPSGLTYRTWARDLASRVIIDKLLPSLARE; this comes from the coding sequence ATGAACATCAGGTATACACTAGGCTGCCTTGCACGTATCCCCCTTTTGCCCCTCATGTATTATCAGGGAAAGCAGATAAGAGCCCGGGTTCCCAGGCTTCCCGAAGCTACAGGTACAGAAGGCTTTGCCGAGCCAGGCAAGGCTACCTCCAAAACGATCAGGCTCCTATCTGTGGGGGAGAGCACCATTGCCGGGGTAGGGGTGCACACCCATGAGGAGGGCTTCACCGGGGCATTGGCCCGCTTGCTGGCAGAGGCGCTGAAAGCGGTTGTACACTGGAAAGTATATGCACGCAGCGGATATACAGCCGCCAGGGTAGCAGGCAGTATCGTTCCTGCCATGACTGATGAAACCGTAAACCTGATTGTGATAGGCCTGGGGGGCAATGATGCATTTACCTTAAGGTCTCCACGCCAGTGGAGGAGGGATATCCGCCGGCTTATTGAAGGCCTGCAGGCAAAGTACCCCCAGGCCCTTATTGTCTTCTGCAATATGCCCCCCATCAAAGAATTTCCTGCCTTTACCCCCCTTATACGGTTCACTATCGGTAACCTGGTGGAGATATTAGGCCAGGAGCTAATGGCTACGGTAAAAGATTACAATAATGTCTATTATGCAGAGGAAACCATCAGCCTGCCGGAATGGGTGGCCCGGTATGAGCTGGATCAGGACGTAAAGGCCTTCTTTAGCGACGGCGTGCACCCCTCCGGACTTACTTACCGCACCTGGGCCCGGGACCTGGCCAGCCGGGTAATAATTGATAAGCTACTACCCTCCTTAGCAAGGGAATAA
- a CDS encoding methyltransferase domain-containing protein: protein MTSNEWLDKWNERYSQEGYAYGTAPNAFFKEQLQKLKPGKLLLPAEGEGRNAVFAAANGWKVEAFDISEAGRHKAYSLANEHGVKLNYTVGPLPELDFTPGYFDAIGLIYAHFPADIREKYHQVLQGYLKEGGVVILEAFGSDHLRYRDKNPAIGGPDKPEALLSVEEIQRDFKGFDIQLLCEKEVELSEGKYHIGTGSVVRFIGRKKVKNA, encoded by the coding sequence ATGACGAGCAACGAATGGTTGGATAAATGGAACGAGCGCTATAGCCAGGAAGGGTATGCCTATGGTACAGCGCCTAATGCTTTTTTCAAAGAACAGCTTCAAAAGCTGAAGCCCGGTAAGCTCTTACTACCTGCAGAAGGGGAAGGGCGCAACGCTGTTTTTGCGGCCGCTAATGGCTGGAAGGTGGAGGCTTTTGACATCAGTGAGGCGGGCCGGCATAAGGCGTATTCTCTGGCCAATGAGCATGGCGTGAAGCTCAACTATACAGTAGGCCCACTACCGGAATTAGACTTTACCCCGGGCTATTTCGATGCTATTGGGCTGATCTACGCCCATTTCCCGGCTGACATCAGAGAAAAATACCACCAAGTCCTGCAAGGATATCTGAAAGAGGGTGGGGTAGTCATCCTGGAGGCTTTTGGCTCTGATCATCTTCGCTACCGGGATAAGAATCCGGCCATTGGCGGACCGGATAAGCCAGAAGCATTGCTTTCGGTAGAAGAAATTCAGCGTGACTTCAAAGGATTTGATATACAATTGCTTTGTGAAAAAGAAGTGGAACTGAGCGAAGGGAAATACCATATAGGCACAGGCTCCGTGGTACGCTTTATCGGCAGGAAGAAAGTGAAAAACGCATAG
- a CDS encoding YdeI family protein has protein sequence MNAKIDTYLTKGCGRCSLAGTAACKVTAHREALTELRKVVLASGLKEELKWSQPCYTYENKNILLISAFKEYAAVAFFKGSLLKDDRNLLKAPGENSQAVRQVRFTSGAEVTAISSILQDYINEAIGLEKQGKKVAFSKEPQPLPAELKTRFEEDSAFKAAFEALTPGRQRGYILHFSQPKQSKTLEGRIVKHRDRILEGKGMHDK, from the coding sequence GTGAATGCTAAAATAGATACCTACCTGACAAAGGGGTGCGGGCGCTGTTCTCTGGCAGGTACGGCAGCGTGCAAGGTAACCGCCCACCGGGAGGCTCTTACTGAACTACGAAAGGTGGTACTGGCTTCGGGCCTGAAAGAGGAGTTAAAGTGGTCACAGCCCTGCTATACGTATGAGAACAAAAATATACTTCTCATATCGGCCTTTAAGGAATATGCTGCTGTTGCCTTTTTTAAAGGTTCTTTACTAAAAGATGATAGGAATCTGCTAAAAGCTCCGGGAGAAAACTCACAGGCTGTGAGGCAGGTACGGTTTACATCGGGGGCAGAGGTGACTGCCATTTCTTCCATTCTCCAAGATTATATAAATGAGGCTATAGGGCTGGAAAAACAAGGCAAAAAGGTGGCCTTCAGCAAGGAACCTCAGCCCTTGCCTGCAGAACTGAAGACCCGCTTTGAAGAAGACAGTGCATTCAAAGCAGCCTTTGAAGCACTTACGCCCGGCAGGCAAAGGGGCTACATACTGCACTTTTCACAACCTAAGCAAAGTAAAACACTGGAAGGCCGAATAGTGAAGCACCGGGACCGGATATTGGAAGGCAAAGGGATGCACGATAAGTAA
- a CDS encoding PRC-barrel domain-containing protein, producing the protein MSNDKRNLHYLHELSKYEVANDDPDVRGWDLVDGDGRHIGKVDNFLVSKDAMRVRYLDVEIDKKIIDKEHKPLKTGKTGGTHEYINQEGDNHLIVPIGMVRLDNEHKEVYTDKIDSNTFDTTERVEKNKAIDPAYEVYVVEHFTGSETGYRNKVTDAAFYDRDVFRHQQYQGR; encoded by the coding sequence ATGAGTAACGATAAAAGAAACCTGCATTACCTGCATGAACTCTCTAAATATGAGGTGGCCAATGACGATCCTGATGTAAGAGGATGGGACCTGGTTGATGGAGATGGCAGGCATATAGGTAAAGTAGATAACTTTCTGGTTAGTAAAGATGCCATGAGGGTTCGCTACCTCGATGTTGAAATAGATAAAAAAATCATTGACAAGGAGCATAAACCCCTGAAGACGGGCAAGACAGGCGGCACCCATGAATATATAAATCAGGAGGGAGACAATCACCTGATTGTACCTATAGGTATGGTGCGTCTGGATAATGAACATAAAGAGGTTTATACTGACAAGATCGATAGCAACACATTTGATACTACGGAGCGAGTAGAAAAGAATAAAGCTATAGATCCTGCTTACGAGGTCTATGTGGTAGAGCACTTTACTGGTTCAGAAACAGGCTACAGGAATAAAGTGACCGATGCCGCTTTTTACGACAGAGATGTATTCAGGCACCAGCAATATCAGGGAAGATAG
- a CDS encoding mechanosensitive ion channel family protein, producing the protein MRTKFQGFFLITYLILFILTPLPATPQSLPLMGRQDNTEEERQPSYPPDELNRRTPRGAILGYLDAMSNEDYEKAARYLDTSDLDGNLRNTPGTELARRLQVLLDQNGKIEPGALLSDQSSGQYNDNLAANLDQVGTIHLENTSIPVLVEQTTGKEGGPVWLISSTTLQQLPEDVGKVSAISVNRLLPDRFIINKWGGVPVGHWLVMVALIFASYMLALLITAIVVYLIKLLGRKRMSDRALRLVNAFAIPIRIYMAVWILIWSAQRLGISIIVRQYFSQATVIVAWIAILILVWRLIDVFSSFGERRMTKRNNMGGLSAIMFFRRGFKFLLIAVGIITILDTFGFDVTTGIAALGIGGIALALGAQKSVENLVGSLTVIFDQPVRVGDFCKVGDTVGTVEKIGMRSTRIRTLGRTIVTIPNGDFSAQRIENYAHRDRILFNPTISLRYETSPDQMRYILVEIRSLLYAHPRVDPDPARVRFLGFGADSLNVGIHAYVFTQDFNDFLEIQEDLNLRIADIVQASGTGFAFPSQTLYMARDTGLSEERTKAAEARVKEWKEKGEMQLPKFDPERVEELRGSIQYPPLGSSSQPKE; encoded by the coding sequence ATGCGCACAAAATTTCAGGGATTTTTTCTGATCACTTACCTGATATTATTCATTTTAACCCCCCTCCCCGCAACCCCCCAATCCCTACCTCTGATGGGCCGGCAGGATAACACCGAGGAGGAAAGACAACCTTCCTATCCGCCGGATGAGCTTAACCGGCGCACACCCAGGGGCGCCATACTTGGCTACCTGGATGCCATGTCAAATGAAGACTACGAAAAGGCCGCCCGCTACCTGGATACGAGTGATCTGGATGGCAACCTCCGAAACACCCCCGGTACCGAGCTGGCTCGAAGGCTGCAGGTATTGCTGGACCAGAACGGTAAGATAGAGCCCGGCGCCCTGCTTAGTGATCAGAGCAGCGGCCAGTACAACGATAACCTTGCTGCTAACCTCGATCAGGTAGGTACCATCCATCTGGAGAATACCTCCATACCCGTACTCGTGGAACAAACCACTGGTAAGGAGGGAGGCCCCGTGTGGCTCATATCCTCCACTACTTTGCAGCAATTGCCTGAAGATGTGGGTAAGGTGTCCGCCATAAGCGTCAATCGCCTGCTGCCGGATCGCTTTATCATTAATAAGTGGGGAGGTGTACCCGTAGGCCATTGGCTTGTTATGGTGGCGCTCATATTTGCGTCCTATATGCTGGCACTCCTCATCACGGCAATAGTGGTATACCTTATTAAACTATTGGGCAGAAAACGAATGAGCGACCGCGCGCTGAGGCTGGTAAATGCCTTTGCCATTCCTATACGTATCTACATGGCAGTATGGATACTTATATGGAGCGCACAGCGTCTGGGTATCTCCATTATTGTCAGGCAGTACTTCAGTCAGGCCACCGTGATCGTGGCCTGGATAGCCATCCTGATCCTTGTTTGGAGACTTATAGATGTGTTCTCCTCTTTTGGTGAACGCCGCATGACCAAGCGAAACAATATGGGGGGGCTCTCCGCCATCATGTTTTTCCGCCGTGGCTTTAAGTTTCTCCTTATTGCAGTTGGTATCATCACTATTCTCGATACCTTCGGTTTTGATGTGACCACCGGTATTGCCGCCCTCGGTATCGGTGGTATCGCCCTCGCCCTGGGAGCTCAAAAGAGCGTGGAAAACCTGGTTGGTAGCCTTACCGTAATATTTGACCAGCCGGTTAGGGTAGGGGACTTCTGTAAGGTAGGCGATACCGTAGGTACAGTGGAGAAGATAGGTATGCGTTCTACCCGTATCCGTACCCTGGGCCGCACCATTGTTACCATACCTAATGGAGACTTCTCAGCACAGCGTATTGAAAACTACGCCCACCGTGACCGCATCTTATTTAACCCCACTATCAGTTTGCGCTACGAGACCTCTCCCGACCAGATGCGGTATATACTCGTGGAAATACGTTCGCTGCTTTACGCCCATCCGCGTGTAGATCCTGACCCAGCCCGGGTACGCTTCCTCGGCTTCGGGGCCGACTCCCTTAATGTCGGCATTCATGCCTACGTTTTCACGCAGGATTTTAATGACTTTCTCGAGATACAGGAAGACCTTAATCTGCGCATAGCAGATATCGTGCAGGCCAGCGGTACCGGTTTTGCCTTCCCTTCACAGACCTTGTATATGGCGCGTGATACCGGCCTCTCAGAGGAGCGGACAAAGGCAGCCGAGGCCCGGGTAAAAGAGTGGAAAGAGAAGGGCGAGATGCAACTACCCAAATTTGACCCCGAGCGCGTGGAAGAGCTCAGGGGCAGTATCCAATACCCTCCCCTCGGGTCCAGCAGTCAACCAAAGGAATAG
- a CDS encoding IS3 family transposase: MALVDPSHQLSIRKQSEVLNIPRSSFYYKPVGESIENLDLMETMDRLFTEDPTLGVIGMQDELREQGLFYNVKRIRRLLRKMGVEPIYPKRNLSKLGQAKYVYPYLLRNLTVNRRNQVWAIDITYIPMAKGFMYLTGIIDVYSRYIVGWQLSNSLDKETQTTLLTACIEKYGKPEIINSDQGSQYTCSHWVETLKERRIRVSMDGKGRATDNTFIERFFRTLKHKHVYLYPADDGLTLYKGINKFIEKYNNKRRHQGIGRIKPVELFKLAA, from the coding sequence TTGGCTCTGGTTGATCCAAGTCATCAGCTTAGTATACGCAAACAGAGTGAGGTTTTAAATATCCCTCGCAGCAGCTTTTACTATAAGCCTGTGGGCGAGTCTATAGAGAACCTGGACTTGATGGAAACCATGGATCGATTGTTTACCGAAGATCCTACCTTGGGTGTTATCGGTATGCAGGATGAGCTACGTGAGCAGGGTTTATTTTATAATGTCAAGCGTATCCGTCGGCTGTTGCGCAAAATGGGCGTAGAACCGATCTATCCGAAGCGTAATTTAAGTAAGCTGGGGCAGGCAAAGTATGTCTATCCATATTTGCTGAGAAATCTGACTGTGAACAGAAGGAACCAGGTTTGGGCTATTGACATAACTTATATTCCCATGGCAAAGGGGTTTATGTACCTGACGGGGATAATCGATGTATATAGCCGCTATATAGTAGGCTGGCAATTATCCAACAGCCTGGACAAAGAAACCCAAACAACCCTTTTGACAGCCTGTATAGAAAAATATGGTAAGCCAGAAATCATTAACTCAGACCAAGGTAGCCAATACACCTGTTCACACTGGGTAGAAACCTTGAAAGAGCGGCGTATAAGAGTAAGTATGGATGGAAAGGGCAGAGCCACGGACAATACCTTTATTGAGCGGTTTTTCAGGACATTAAAGCACAAACATGTATACTTATACCCAGCAGACGATGGGCTAACCCTATACAAGGGGATAAATAAGTTTATCGAAAAGTATAACAACAAAAGAAGGCATCAGGGTATCGGCAGAATAAAACCTGTCGAGTTGTTCAAACTAGCTGCCTAA
- a CDS encoding transposase: MKRSRRKFSPAFKAKVAIVALKEQQTLSELAQRFEVHPNQISLWKREFQQNADKAFGEKSSKEEPQINVDQLYQQIGQLQVENDFLKKRRGAAPLKKTGL, encoded by the coding sequence ATGAAAAGAAGTAGGAGAAAATTTTCACCTGCCTTTAAGGCAAAAGTGGCTATAGTAGCCCTTAAAGAGCAACAGACGTTGTCTGAGTTAGCTCAGCGTTTTGAAGTTCATCCCAATCAGATCTCGTTGTGGAAACGTGAGTTTCAGCAAAATGCTGATAAAGCTTTTGGGGAGAAAAGCTCAAAAGAGGAGCCACAGATTAATGTGGACCAGCTCTATCAGCAGATCGGACAATTACAGGTTGAGAATGACTTTCTAAAAAAAAGGCGGGGGGCCGCCCCCTTGAAGAAAACCGGCCTTTAA
- a CDS encoding ADP-ribosyltransferase domain-containing protein: MELACAEQIVHYGRLYVELSDNGVLDLVHPDDIYLKTGLSVDPERHTHTGFYLDIPYADKEGTAIRLWAYTFEDFEKLLHRIGFHIPSIAHPYYLDIYKQAITNADGDCDKLDVIYETIPPFVASELPDESLYQALVSLSDCIMDDGLYVNGTNEEIAVINILKAYSDKQTLYQKLYDTPELVHKLYAGLDGEDLSTFVNILWELSNQYGPGQSEHFIRLGEVPAEVYEVTPGYRGKQYILVDGTRFNNKNNLSLHYCIGRRNFGLSAQSAKDLPGIADVNPLDLVKLHTGSQEEVLLVPALFVYYHGTQSNREHLMGVISTGSNLLGLGAASKILLTRGAPALLRMLAVIEIGKLALDEAMERPDIQQAIRDEGGDWFVDNYYWISITVDLTVFSADVLTDLVTNGRKASKALRAQGESQAADRLDEVIEQAEEAKRVRGESMTPEALFAGYPHLNSIRSQKLIAKIKGLNLDGTTLSKLDETLSDASLLAKFEAEPGLVEAWKLLENSARRTDIKTLKFFSDPAVLESYQEIIIQNIHTTFPEIPFEELTAIRHYTTNAHRDLNKALRGEIPMTDEYRAFKELLNSGMEKLPKYNGDKVFRGIKGEEAALAKTWNVGDEIPFSDFKSSSTELSTALKPAFMEDVLYEIVNPKGYNICDVSCLPHEAEILFKSGTKFEVVNIKDGFKFLDPKDPLTVLAEGRKVLLKLIE; this comes from the coding sequence ATGGAGCTTGCATGTGCCGAACAGATTGTACATTATGGCCGCCTATACGTCGAGCTGTCCGATAATGGCGTGCTTGACCTGGTCCATCCGGATGATATTTACCTCAAAACAGGCCTTTCCGTTGACCCCGAACGCCATACCCACACCGGCTTTTACCTCGACATACCCTATGCGGATAAAGAAGGCACCGCCATTCGCCTGTGGGCTTACACTTTTGAAGATTTTGAAAAGCTGCTCCACAGGATAGGGTTTCACATTCCCTCTATCGCTCATCCATATTACCTGGACATCTACAAGCAAGCAATAACCAATGCGGATGGCGACTGTGACAAGCTTGATGTCATCTACGAAACCATTCCCCCTTTCGTCGCCTCCGAATTACCGGATGAAAGCCTGTATCAGGCATTAGTCTCTTTATCAGACTGCATAATGGACGATGGCCTCTATGTAAACGGCACCAATGAAGAGATAGCCGTCATTAACATTCTCAAAGCCTATAGTGACAAGCAGACGTTATACCAGAAGCTATATGATACTCCTGAATTAGTCCACAAGCTGTACGCCGGCCTGGATGGGGAAGACCTCAGCACCTTCGTCAACATCCTTTGGGAGTTGTCCAATCAGTACGGACCGGGCCAGTCAGAGCATTTTATCCGCTTAGGTGAAGTGCCTGCGGAGGTTTATGAAGTGACACCCGGTTATAGAGGGAAGCAATATATTTTGGTTGATGGCACCCGCTTTAACAATAAAAACAACCTGAGTCTGCACTATTGTATCGGGCGTCGCAACTTTGGGCTCTCTGCTCAATCGGCTAAAGACTTACCCGGCATCGCCGATGTAAACCCCCTCGACCTGGTGAAGCTGCATACCGGCAGCCAGGAAGAAGTACTACTGGTCCCCGCCCTGTTCGTGTACTACCATGGCACCCAAAGCAACCGGGAGCACCTGATGGGCGTGATCAGCACCGGCTCTAACCTGTTAGGCCTTGGCGCCGCTTCTAAAATACTGCTCACCCGCGGGGCGCCAGCCCTTTTACGTATGCTCGCCGTCATAGAGATAGGAAAGCTGGCCCTGGACGAAGCGATGGAGCGGCCTGACATTCAGCAGGCCATTCGAGATGAAGGAGGCGATTGGTTTGTGGATAATTACTACTGGATCAGTATCACCGTAGACCTGACCGTTTTCAGTGCGGATGTGCTGACTGATTTAGTGACGAATGGCCGTAAGGCCAGCAAGGCCCTGCGCGCGCAGGGAGAGTCCCAGGCCGCGGATAGGCTGGATGAGGTCATCGAACAGGCTGAAGAGGCGAAGAGAGTGAGAGGGGAATCCATGACTCCTGAGGCCCTTTTTGCTGGCTACCCCCACCTGAACAGCATTCGTAGCCAAAAGCTGATAGCTAAAATCAAAGGTCTGAACCTTGATGGCACGACCTTGTCTAAACTGGACGAAACCCTTTCAGATGCCAGCCTTTTGGCTAAATTTGAAGCCGAACCGGGGTTGGTAGAGGCGTGGAAACTTTTAGAAAACAGTGCCAGAAGGACTGATATTAAAACACTGAAATTCTTTTCCGATCCAGCAGTTTTGGAATCATACCAGGAAATAATTATTCAAAATATTCATACCACCTTTCCAGAAATTCCATTTGAAGAATTAACAGCAATAAGGCATTATACAACAAATGCACATAGAGACTTGAATAAAGCTTTGAGGGGTGAAATTCCAATGACAGATGAATACAGGGCGTTTAAAGAACTACTTAACTCTGGAATGGAAAAACTCCCTAAGTATAATGGAGATAAAGTTTTTAGAGGTATTAAGGGTGAGGAAGCAGCACTTGCAAAGACCTGGAACGTGGGGGATGAAATCCCATTCTCTGACTTTAAATCATCTTCGACTGAGTTGAGTACTGCACTAAAACCCGCTTTTATGGAGGATGTATTGTATGAAATTGTAAATCCAAAAGGGTATAACATTTGTGATGTTTCATGTTTACCACATGAAGCTGAAATTTTATTCAAGAGTGGGACAAAATTTGAGGTTGTCAACATTAAAGATGGGTTTAAATTCCTAGATCCTAAAGATCCGTTGACGGTACTTGCAGAGGGCAGAAAAGTGTTGCTTAAATTGATAGAGTAA